From the Kogia breviceps isolate mKogBre1 chromosome 3, mKogBre1 haplotype 1, whole genome shotgun sequence genome, one window contains:
- the NKX2-8 gene encoding homeobox protein Nkx-2.8, translated as MATSGRLGFTVRRLLDLPEQDAQHLRRREPELRAPGPYATWLESERGHYPSSDESSPEASPRDSSQRPSARPASPGSDAEKRKKRRVLFSKAQTLELERRFRQQRYLSAPEREQLARLLRLTPTQVKIWFQNHRYKLKRARAPGAAEAPDLAAAAEVRAAPGLLRRVVVPVLVRDGQPCGGSGEVGTAAARDKSGAPPAAACPLPGYTAFGPGSAFGLFPAYQHLASPALVSWNW; from the exons ATGGCTACCTCTGGACGCCTCGGCTTCACCGTGCGCAGGCTCCTGGACTTACCGGAGCAGGACGCGCAGCACCTGCGGAGGCGGGAACCCGAGCTACGCGCCCCCGGCCCCTACGCCACCTGGCTGGAATCGGAGCGCGGCCACTACCCCT CCTCGGACGAGAGCAGCCCAGAGGCCAGCCCGCGGGACTCGTCGCAGCGGCCGTCCGCTCGGCCTGCGTCTCCGGGCTCGGACGCCGAGAAGAGGAAGAAGCGGCGGGTGCTGTTCTCCAAGGCGCAGACGCTGGAGTTGGAGCGGCGCTTCCGGCAGCAGCGCTACCTGTCAGCGCCAGAGCGCGAGCAGCTGGCGCGCCTGCTGCGCCTCACGCCCACGCAGGTCAAAATCTGGTTCCAGAACCATCGCTACAAGCTGAAGCGCGCGCGCGCGCCGGGAGCCGCGGAGGCGCCCGACTTGGCAGCGGCGGCCGAGGTGCGCGCCGCGCCCGGCCTGCTGCGCCGCGTGGTGGTTCCCGTGCTGGTGCGCGACGGGCAGCCGTGCGGCGGCAGCGGCGAGGTGGGCACGGCCGCCGCCCGGGACAAGAGCGGCGCGCCCCCGGCAGCCGCCTGCCCTCTGCCAGGCTACACCGCCTTCGGTCCCGGCTCGGCGTTCGGCCTCTTCCCCGCCTACCAGCACTTAGCGTCCCCCGCCCTGGTCTCCTGGAACTGGTGA